In the Balaenoptera musculus isolate JJ_BM4_2016_0621 chromosome 20, mBalMus1.pri.v3, whole genome shotgun sequence genome, GTGTCGACCTGTAACTTGCAGTGGGGACTGCCCTCTTCCAATGAGTAGGTCACTTTTATCCTCCACCAAGGCCTGGCCTCTCTCAGGCTGGGCACCTGGGGACAGCTGCGTGAGCACGGGCAGAGGGAGGTTTGAAGAACTGTTTCCTCTACCAGTAGCTATTAAATTTGATTAACAAGACTCAGTAAAAACACATTGTACAAGAAGCTAAAGGAGGTATATGTATAACCCGGCTTGGGGCACAGTTCCAAACTCCCATTCCCCCAAACCACGCCTCGCCCCAGGAGCACCAATCACCAGTGAGGTGGGTGGGGCCTCGTGATTGACAGCCCCTGCGACTGAGAGCCTCTCTGAGGTCCCCTCCTGCCTTTCAAGGCTGGGATTGTGCTTTTTCCTCTCCATCAGAAAAAccgaaggaagaaaacaaaagcacacaaAATACAGGCCCCAATTTTGTTTtactgtgataaaatacacataacataaaatgtaccactttaaccattgtaaagtgtacaattcagcagCATTTAGTACATTAACGATGTTGTACAAACATCTCCTCTATCTGGTTCCAACACATTTTCGTCACCCCAGAAGGAAAGCCCCTACCCGTTAAGcaaccccctggcaaccactgactgctttctgtctctatggattttcctattctggacgtttcatataaatggaatcctacaagatgtggtcttttgtgtctggtggctttcccttagcataatgtttccaaggtccatccatgttgtagcaagtcagtgcttcattcctttttatggatgaataattttccattgtatggatgggccacgttttgtttatccattcatccgttgatggacatttgggttgtttccaccttttggcgaTTGTGGAaagtgctgttgtgaacattcatgcacaagtttttgtttgaaagcCCTAATTTCTTATTAAGTTCAATAGACACAGCCATTCTACCAAACTGCATGTATTCCAAATGTTTACCTCCACCTTTTTACTTAGTTCGTCATGGACCAGTAGCAAACAGTGTGGGGCACCCATTGTCCACAGACCACATTGTAATAGCCCTGCTCTGCACTCTCTGAGGTTGGCTATTTTTAGGCAACAAttgttttctgattacaaaaggaGCATTTGCTGATTGAAaaggattttagaaaataaaaccgTCAATAATTGTCACCCATTGTTAACACTGGGATGTGGTTTCTTctagtctctttttttctcctaggaGAAAGCCTTCTGTATTTATAATGTGCAATCTTGTTTTTAATAGCATGAACagccttaaaaattatttctagaagagatactatgtataaaatagagaaacaacaggatatattgtataacacagggaaatatagccattgttttgtcataactttaaatggagtataatctataaaatgttgaatcactgagttgtacacctgaaactaatatactattgtaagtcaactacacttcaattttaaaaattctttctaacccaaaagaattgaaaataagtTCTCAAACAAGTacttgtacacacatgttcatagcattaCTCACAgttgccaaaaggtggaaacggCCCAAATgttcatccacagatgaatggataaacaaaatgtgctatgtccatacaatggaatagtttTTGGCcctaaaaagtaatgaagtactgatacatactagaacatggatggaccctgaaaaCATAATGCTCAGTGAAGGAAGCCAGGAACAAAAGGtcacatttatgtgaaatgtccagaatagggaaatccatAGGAACAGAAAGcagttagtggttgccagtgtCTGGGGTAAGGGGGGTTTGGGGAGATGCTGCTTAACGGGTAGGGGGTGttcttctggggtgatgaaaatgttttggaactagatagaggtgatggttgcatgacattgtgaatgtgctaagtgccactgaattgttcactttaaaatggttaacttttaaaaatttgtttatttatttttggctgtgttgggtctttgttgctgcacagtctttctctagttgtggcgagcgggggctactcctcgtggcggtgcgcgggcttctcattgtggtggcttctcttgttgtggaacacaggctccaggcgcgcaggcttcagcagttgtggcacacgggctcagtagttgtggctcgcgggctctagagcgcaggctaagtagttgtggcgcacgggcttagttgctccatggcatgtgggatcttcctggaccagggatagaacctgtgtcccctgcattggcaggcggattcttaaccactgcgctaccagggaagtccctaaaatagttaattttgttatgtgagtttcacctcaataaattatttttaatctttcgcAGCACTacctcttctctctgtctgtccATCTGCAAATCCTCATGCCCCGGGGGCACGGGGCAccgtgctaggtgctgggaagaAGGGGGAGCCTTTGTCTTCTCTCctgacccctcccctctccacttCTTCAGCCTGTGCCACTCTGCTGGTTTCCACTCCCTCCTCCTGGGAAACTTGGTTTTTCTCTGACTTTGGTTGTCACAGATTTGGCTACGAACTCACTGTGACTGAGCCCCAGAACCCCACCCCACTGACCTCCCCCAGCTTCTCCAGCTTGTCCACTGGTTCTGGCAGACACTCCCTCCCCATTTGTGTTCACTGCTCTAAACATCCCATATTCTAcatattcatccctccccccctccctgcccactccctaggagccactgatcttttcactgtttccatggttttaccttttccagaatgtcctagagttggaatcatacactatgtagccttttcagattctGGCTCATTTTTATAGCATATGTTACCACCTGACATCTTTCTGTAACTGCTTGTCCCCCACACTAAGGGGTAAGCCACAtgtgatttggattttttttattattttgtcacTATGATATTCCAAAATGGGCACAGGCTGCTGCTTATATAAGTAtttgtttgctaaatgaattaaAAGACTGGGGGAGAATAGTTCTGAAAGTAGATGGAGGCTGATGGGCCCCAGCCTCCTCTTAAATTGCTGCCACAGGCGTGATGAACCCTTGTCTTCAGCTTTCCGTGACTGTCTGATGGGTCTCCCCGCCCCACGCCTGCATTAGTCTCTAGGGACTCTGGCCCCTGCTCCCCCTAATTGCTCTAACACAACGCTCAGTTGGGTCCAGGGACCTGGAGTTTCTCTCTGTAAGAGCTGTGACACTTTGAACGGTGACTGATAGAAACCgaagttttgctttttcaaaacaGGAAGTTTGTAATAGGGTTTATGCCGAGGTGTCTTGTTGAAACCCTCCTGCGCTGCCTGTAGGTGCAGCGCCTGGAGGGCTGGCGGGATTCACGCTCTGGAGGAGGCAGTGGGTCCCCCCATTCTCTGTCCTCGCAGCCAGCTGCCCGCCATCACCGTCACGCCACCTCCTGAAGAGAGGCAGTTTCTCTGGCTCAGGGTCGGTTGGGTTTTTTAATACTGGAGGAGACTTTTTTATGCATGATAACGAATATCGATAGCTGCTTGGTTTTAATTGCTCTTCAGCTTAGGGCATAAAATTTGCATCATCTTTTTCTTAGTTTTGGCACAGCATAAATCTTGTTGGTCCACGTACACTTCCAGGACCCTTGCATTAATTAAATTGCTCCCCTTTGCTGAGCCTGCTGTGTTGACGAGCTTGTCGGGAACAAACACCTTCACACAGTGCTGGTGGGAGGGTGGTTGGCAAATCCCTCAGAGAAGGAGAGCAGGGGAGCTCCAGGGCCTTTGGGGGGAGTGTGGGGGCTGTTATGGACCGAattttgtgtctccccaaaattcacatgtagAAGCCCTAACCCCTACTGTAGCTGTGTTTAgagatggggcctctaaggaagtaatgaaggttaaatgaggtcataaggatggggtCCTGATCCGGTAGGATTATTAGAAGAGACACAGAGGGTTCCTCTCCCTAGAGAGGGGGAGAGCTCCTCCCAAGCACAAAGAGGCCACGAGAGCGCACAGCGAGAAGGTCATCTGCCACCCCCGGGGAGGGACCTCACCAGACATCACCCCAGCTGGCACCTTGACCCTGCCTTCCAGTGTCCAGAACTGGGTGAAATAAATGTCTGTCGTCGAAGCCCCCCCCACTGTATGGCATTTCGTTAAGGCAGCCTCAGCAACTAAGACAGGAGGCTCAGATTGAATTTGCGCCTCAGATCAACAGGATGTGATGCTTGTTATACCCGGCGCACACGTGTGGCTGGAGGGAGTCCTGGTGAAAGCAGGGGAGTGGAGAGGGACTGTCCCTGCTTCCAAGGGCGTAGTGAAGGGGATCCAGGGTGGTCTCagtaggggtggggagaagacTCAGGATTCAGGATAAGCAGAGAGGGAGCCAGGAGTATTTACTGGTGATCAGATGTGGTTTGTTTGGCCTAAAAACTGTCActactggttaaataaattaaggtGCAGCCATAGGATGGAATAGCAAGTTAActgtttatgaaaaaaagaaaagaacgaGGAAGCTGTCTATGTACCGATTGGGAAAGCTCTCCAAGAAATAGGAAGTGAAACAGGCAGGGCAGAAATGTATTTCATACGCTGCCCTTTGGATTAAAGGGAGAGAGAGTCCATATCCGTATTAATAATAACAGTCACCTTGGCAGGGTTATTTCATGCAAATGcctgttgtatatttttttaaccatataaacatattatttcttcaaaagaaaaatgaatggcatttcatttattttttaagttaatgctCAGATAGCTCATAACTTTCACAGATTAAATTCCCGTCAACTTTTCAACGCAACTTACATGATGTGATGAAATTCTGAAAAAAGCACTTCAAGTTATAATCGCAAATGCAATGCATTTGATTTGCTTAACAGAATCTCCTGGTTCTAATCAAGTAAAACGTACCTATTTAATAATGGATTGATTCAGTTAAGTGTGTCCTGCAGAGTGGTCTGCACCCAGCGTGGCACCTGGGGGCAGGTGAAGCCTGTTTGGGTCTGATCCTTGTAGAAGTCACACATCAGGCTCTGAGCAGTTGGTCGCTTGAAGCTTTAGGAGATGGGAAGCCCCCTTCCACCCCTCCATGGGAGAGGGAGTGGGAGCCCACAGAACACAGCCTCGTCCCTCTCCTAAGAAGCCTCCCCCTGGCCTTGTTCCCTCACTCAAGGGTGGGGTGTTGGTGATGGCAAAATTGGTTTTTCAGCCACCTCACCTGTCCTGCAGAGGCAGCCTCGTCCCTGCTTTTGGCACGTGGGAAACTTGGCATCTgccatcatttttatttctcttggccTTGAGCGGTCCAGCAGAAATGGGGGCGGCCCATTTTAACAGTTATTCACACTTGCATAAACACAATCTATGCAAACTATCTTCATCTACCTAGTTTGCCCTTTCTGGAATTGCAGAATCACCCAACCCAAGGGAGCCCTGATGGGTATTTTTGGGAAGGGGCCTGTGGGCGGGGGGACCGTGGCCACCGAGGTTGGGGATCTGGAGGCTTCCAGGAACATGGATCCCAAGTTGAAGGTCTCTTCCCACCAATCTTCAATATCAGAAAGATTTCAGTGTTCGTGCTGTATGGTATTTGTGTAACCTGCTTTCGCTCTTTACATGGCAAAATACTCTCCCTCcagtatttcctttttgattaatGCATTTTGGGTCCTGTTTATGTAATCCTTGCCTAGTCCAAGGTCATTAggatttcctattttcttttctaaaagctttattgtCTTTGCTTTCACATTTAAAGCTGTGGTCCATCTGGAATTGTTCtggtgtggtgtgaggtagggatcaagaaactttttctttcttctttcagataTTCAATTGACCCAACACtacttactgaaatatttattcattacataattttctttttctttctttttttttacacacttttcttttttaagattaatttttattggagtatagttgctttacaatgttgtgtgagtttctgcagtacagcaaagtgaaccagctatacatatacatgtatcccctcttttttggatttccttcccatttaggtcaccacagagcatcacagttttcttttttttttttggctgcaccacacagcttgcgggatcttagttccctgaccagggattgaacccaggccctcggcagtgaaagtgcgagttctaaccactggaccaccagggaattccctacacaattttcttttaagtggTTATGATGTACCAGGTCCTGGGTGTACAGAGGTGGGCAAAGCAAAGCCCTTGTCTTCTCAGAGCTTATGTTCTAGTTAGGGTGacagacagacagtaaacaagtaaaaaatatatgaaggatTAATGAATGCTgggataaaaaataaaggagagaaaggggataTACCATAATGTACTTTACCTGTTTTCTATTGTAGATCACTTGGGCTGTGTCCAATGTTTTGCTGTCATAAATAGCATTAgtgtggacatttttttttttaattatttatttatttatttatttaatttatttatggctgtgttgggtcttcgtttctgcgcgagggccttctccagttgcggcaagtgggggccactcttcatcgcggtgcgcgggcctctcactatcgcggcctctcttgttgcggagcacaggctccagacgcgcaggctcagtagttgtggctcacgggcctagttgctccgcggcatgtgggatcttcccggaccggggctcgaacccgtgtgccctgcattggcaggcagactctcaaccactgcgccaccagggaagcccagtgtggaCATCTTTAAAACAAGCCCTTAAgaatatttctgattatttccttataaCAAATGTATGGATAAGGACTTATGCATCAAGGAATATGATCTTCTTGGGCTTTGATACATATTTCCAAGTTGCCCCCCAGGAAGAACTTACCAGTTTACACTCTCTGGCACCCAGTGGTGGAGGGAGCTGAGCTTCCTGGGTTTCAGTGATGGAAGTGGGGCCTTGAGGGGACATTGTTTACTGCAACATGAACATACAGAGTCCCATCCCACCTCTAGGCCTTTGCCTTTGgtatttaatttacttatggtaaattacataaatgtacttcctcctttctcctgacCCCAGTCCTAGCCAATTTTCACATCCCTCTGACCTCTCCCATCATGGCACtcaattatatattcatattgttttattatctatttatttcaaGTGATTTTATATCTTAGTTCCTAGAAGGTTATTTTTCCAAATACTTGGAAATGTTTATACTTCCCAGAACACATAGCCAAGTGTAACACACATAATAAGCATGTAATAAAGTAGTGGTCGAAATGGTGCCTATCAGAACTGCCAGCTCACCAGAGACAGATGTCACAGGTAGTACTGGCCCCCACTTGGATGGGCCAGTCTGATTTCTTTGTAACTATGCACCTGTGGGATGCTTCAGACCCCAGCCCCGATTACCATGAGGACTTGGGGAAGCACTGATAGCTGGAGCTAACTGGTCAACCCAAAGGGGCTTTCGGCAAAAAGGTTTCTGCCTGAAATAAAATAGAGGTTGCTGCTGCCTGAGGTTGTGCTGACAGCGACTTGTCCATTTCTGGAGACAGCTACCAAGAGGGCCCAGGCCACCGGGAGGAACCTGCTCGATGTCCCCTATGGAGACGGCGAAGGGGAGAAACTGGACATCTACTTTCCTGAGGCAGTGTCTGAAGGTAAGCGGGGGCTAGTGGTCCCCCTTGGATCTCAGCTGGGAGCCCTGCCTCGGCCTACATGCCCTTTGTTTTGTCCTACAGCCTTGCCATTCCTCGTGTTTTTTCATGGAGGATACTGGCAGAGCGGAAGGTGAGTCAGGGGATTTGGATGAATGGAGAAAAAGGGAGATTCATCTTTGCCTGGACTCtccatttcctagggctgctgcaaCAACTTACCACAAACTTGGGTGCTTCCAACAACAGAAATGTCttacctcacagttctggaggtcagaagtctgaaattcatcaaggtgtgggcagggccgcgCTCCCTCCGAAGGCTCTGGGGGAGGACCCGTTCTCACCTCTTGCAGCTTCTGGGGGGTCCAGGTCTTTCTCGCCTTGTGGCCGCATCACTTCAACCGCAACTTtcgtcttcacatggtctttgtgtgtctgtatttcaatcctccctctcctttcttttacAATGTCACCAGTCATTTGATTTAAGGCCAATCCTAAATCTGGGATGATGCCATCTCAAGATTCTGAATTATATTTGCATAGCCCCTATTCCAAATAGGGTCACATTTGCAGGTACTGGGGTTTAGGATTTGGACATGTTATTTGGGGGGACACTATTGGATCCACTATACCCAGTGAAAAGCCTGTTCAGTCTACTCTAATCAAATGGAAAACCACAGTGACTAACCATCCCAGTTTGCTCAGAACTGAGTGGTTTCCCAGGACCTGGGGCTTTCAGTggtaaaaaaagagagagtcccaggcaaactgggaccaCAGGTCATCCTAAGATAAGCAGAGGGGAATTTGGGATCTTCAGGGACACTGTTGTTCCCTAGGATCTTACTAAGGAGTTGCCTGTTATAGGATCTACTGCCCTTCAAGCATATCATCTTAATGCtacatttattgcatttttaccCTTTGCTTTGTGAAGCTCTCTACATGTCTCACCTCCTTCAATTCTCAAAAACAGCACCCTAAGGGAAAGAACATAATCgttcctattttacagaggaggaaatcagGCTTAGAGGTTAAATATAGTCTCTAGTTTGTGGTAAGGACAAAGCCCCCCTTCTTCCCTTACTGCACCAGGTCAGAGAGGGGCAGTGCTCTGGGTGGACAGGCCACAGAAGCAGCCTAGTGACCAAGTGGCCTCCAGTTGTCATGTCTTTGTCTCCTTCTGCAGTAAAGACTCGTCAGCCTTCATGGTCAGCCCACTGACAGCACAGGGAGTGGCTGTGGTGATAGCGGCTTATGACATTGCCCCCAAAGGTAACGAGGGTAGTCTTGCAGGTGCAAGGGCTGGTGGGCTTTGGAGGGGAGAGGGCCCCCGGCGGAGCCTGACATAGCTCCTACCCTCTGCACAGGCACCCTGGACCAGATGGTAGACCAGGTGACCCAGAGCATCGTGTTTGTCCAGAAAGAGTATCCAGGCAACCAGTGGGTATCACTGTCGATTTTCCTTTTGTCAGACTGAGTGGGAGGACAGTGGATTAAGCTTCTTGGATGCAGCCCAACTGCCCCCTCTGGCTTTGGAGCAGAGGGCAAATTGGGGCTCCTTGATACTGGCCTGTTGCTTTGGTTATACTGAATGCAAACCCAGCTCTCTGCTCTGACCCACGCAAGGGGAATTTACCTGTGCGGACACTCAGCTGGGGCCCACCTCGCCGCCATGATGCTCCTGGCCAACTGGACCAAGCGTGGAGTCACGCCCAACCTCAAAGGTTTCCACGGGGACTGAGCCTGGCTGGGCAGCGTTCACCCTCCCCTGATGGGCCTGAGGGTCTGTAACAGCTGCTTGAAATTTCAACAGCTGTGAGTGGCTTGACCTCGGGGCTTTGAGCCTGGGGAGCAGGGCCTGCTTTGCTTCTTCTCTGCCCCCTATCCTGGTCTTGCCGCACTGGCCCTGGAGGCGGGCTGGCCCCATCTTGCCCCACCTGCAGCCTGGCTCTGTGACTGTCCTTTACCTTCACAGGCTTCTTCCTGGTGAGTGGGATCTATGACCTGGAGCCTGTCATGCACACCTCTGAGAACGCCCCTCTCCTCACAACCCTGTGAGTCACTTGTCCCCTCGTCCCCCAGCTGGCCTGCAGCCTGCGAGGAGGGCCAGGGGTGCAGCAAAGGCTGCTCTCTGTCCTGACCACACCTACTCCCTGCACCAGGGAGGACGCTCAAAGGAACAGCCCACAGTGGCGCCTGAAGACAAGCCCAGCGCAGCCTGTGGACCCAGCCTGCCGCGTCCTGGTGACTGTGGGCCAACACGACAGCCCCGAATTCCACCGACAGTCCAGGGAATTTTATCAGGTACCCCCAGCACCCTGCTTTTGGCTCGAGGTTGAGGGTCATGCAGTCTCATTATCTTCCTGTTTATTTCACCCAAACGGACCCCACGATACCAgtcatttcttcaataaatacttaGCACCTGGTATGTGCCAGGCAGCTGCGAGAgcccctctccccccaaccccccgcagCCTCATGCTTCCTCTCCCCTCGTTTCTCCTACTCAGACTCTGCGCCGAGGAGGGTGGAAAGCCTCCTTTGAAGAGCTCCACGACGTGGATCACTTTGAAATCCTTTGGAACCTAACCCAGAAGGACTACGTGCTCACCCAGGTGGGGCGCATCCCTTCACTGTGGACAGAATGCGTCCTGCTGTAGCCCCTACACATAAGGTGTGGTGGCCAGGCAGGGGGCATGGAGAGTCACCTCTCTGGCTCTTTGGCGTCCAGGAGGTTGGGGGACTTGACGATAGGGATTGAGTGCCACGCTTGCTTCCTGTACTTCACCTCCCTCTGAAACAGCCCCAGGTGACCTGCAAAGGCTGGTCCTGGGCACACAGGTGGGATCTGCATGGGGCTGTGGTGTGGATGGGGACAGGCAGGTATGAGAAGGTATTAGCCTGTTTGCGTGTAAGCATAAAAGCAACACCAACTCCGTGGGGAAAGGAGGGATGGAGTTGACcacataaatgtttattacaATTTTAATGTGGAGAATCCTTTTAAAAGTCTAAGGATGaaaaggaaccttcctacactgttggtgtgaatgtaaattgatacagccactatgtagaacagcatggaggttccttaaaaaactaaaaatagagttaccatatgatccagcaatcctacttctaggcatatacctggagaaaactataattcaaaaagatacatgcaccccagtgttcataacagcactatttataatagccaagaagcaacctaaatgcccatcaacagatgaatggataaagatgtggtatatatatatatgtatatatatattagccataaaaaagaatgaaataatgccatttgcagcaacatggatgggtctagagattatcatactaagtgaagtaaatcagacagagaaagacaaatatctcatgatatcacttatatgtggaatcttaaaaaatgatacagggacttccctggtggtgcagtggttaagaatccgcctgccaatgcaggggacaggggtttgatccccagtccaggaagatcccacatgtcgcggagcagctaagcccgtgcagagcaactaagcctgtgcgccacaactactgagcccgcgtgccacagctactgaagcccacgcgcctagagcccatgctccgcaacaagagaagccaccacaatgagaagcccgcgcaccacaacgaagagtggcccccgctcgccgcaactagagaaagcctgtgcgcagcaacgaagacccaacgcagccaaaaactaaattaaaaaaacaaattaaaagaaaaaaatgatacaaatgaacttatttacaaaacagaaatagactcacagacatagaaaacaaacttatggttaccaaaggggaagcgggggggataaattaggaatttgggtttaacctatacacactactatatatgaaatagaaaaccaacaaggacctactgtatagcacagggaactatattcgatatcttgtaataacctatattagaaaagaatttgaaaaagaatatatatattatatatatatataacttaatcactttactgtatacctgaaacactgtaaatcaactatattttaatttatttatttattttaaaaaaattttacttatttattggctgcaccaggtcttacttgcggcatgcgtgctcttagttgcggcatgtgggatctagtttcctgaccagggatcaaacctgggccccctgcattgggagcatggaggcttaaccactggaccaccagggaagtcccgactatacttcaatttaaaaaattatttttaaaaagtcaaaggctagattggggaaaatatttgccatgGACCCGGAAAATATACAGttactacttcttttcttttttttctgggaaagtgGGTACCTGattaactttactttttttttttttatatttacttctttttcctccagttttattgagatataattgacatacagcactgtataagtttaaggtgtacagcacaatgatttgacttacaaaCATCATGAAATGaaccacaataggtttagtgaacctccatcatctcacagatacaaaagaaaagaaaaaaaagtatttttcccttgtgatgagaattcttaggatttactcttaacaactttcatatataacatagagcagtgttaattatttttttaaaggcttttttaaaaaatttaagtaattaatttatttatttttggctgtgttgggtcttcgtttctgtgcaagggctttctctagttgcggcgagcgggggccactcttcatcgcggtgcgcgggcctctcactaccgcggtctctcttgttgcggagcacaggctccagacgcgcaggctcagtagttgtggctcacgggcctagttgctccgcggcatgtgggatcttcccagaccagggctcgaacccgtgtcccctgcattggaaggcagatcctcaaccactgcgccaccagggaagccccgagcagtgttaattaaatttatcatgttgtacattacatcccgaGTGCTTCTTTATCTtccaactggaagtttgtaccttttaccaccttcctccaattccccctcccccccactcccaaTTAGTTGCCACCTCAATAggactttttttctaaatattttttaaaattatttatttacttatttatttatttttgggttcattgggtcttcgtcgcagtgcacgggcttctaattgcggcagcttctcttgttgtggagcatgggccctaaGCACGCTggtcagtagttgtagcacgctggcttcagtagttgtggcatgcaggctcattagttgtgtctcacaggctctagagcgcaggctcagtagttgtggctcacgggtttagttgctccacggcatgtgggatcttcctggaccagggcttgaacccgtgtcccctgcattggcaggcagattcttcaccactgtgccaccagagaagtccctccatAAGGCTTTTATAGCGTTCAGTTTTAATTCACATAGTTAATATCCTTACCACACAAAGTGCACTTTCAAATCAATAacaacagttctttttttaaattgaaatttagttgatttacaatattagtttcaggtgtgtaacatagagatttaatatttttatatagcctatactccatttaaagttattataaaatattggctatattccctgtgctgtacaatataaccttgtagcttatttattttatacatagtatcagtagtttGCACCACTTAATAAGAGCAGGTCTTATTTCTctttaagaacagaaataaatagaaaaaacggacaaaaaataagtgataattcaaaaa is a window encoding:
- the AFMID gene encoding kynurenine formamidase isoform X2, producing the protein MDGLGGGPKCGASWKRMSKETATKRAQATGRNLLDVPYGDGEGEKLDIYFPEAVSEALPFLVFFHGGYWQSGSKDSSAFMVSPLTAQGVAVVIAAYDIAPKGTLDQMVDQVTQSIVFVQKEYPGNQGIYLCGHSAGAHLAAMMLLANWTKRGVTPNLKGFFLVSGIYDLEPVMHTSENAPLLTTLEDAQRNSPQWRLKTSPAQPVDPACRVLVTVGQHDSPEFHRQSREFYQTLRRGGWKASFEELHDVDHFEILWNLTQKDYVLTQIILKTIFQES
- the AFMID gene encoding kynurenine formamidase isoform X1, whose translation is MDGLGGGPKCGASWKRMSKEELENQYSPSRWVVRLGAEEALRTYSQIGNEATKRAQATGRNLLDVPYGDGEGEKLDIYFPEAVSEALPFLVFFHGGYWQSGSKDSSAFMVSPLTAQGVAVVIAAYDIAPKGTLDQMVDQVTQSIVFVQKEYPGNQGIYLCGHSAGAHLAAMMLLANWTKRGVTPNLKGFFLVSGIYDLEPVMHTSENAPLLTTLEDAQRNSPQWRLKTSPAQPVDPACRVLVTVGQHDSPEFHRQSREFYQTLRRGGWKASFEELHDVDHFEILWNLTQKDYVLTQIILKTIFQES